The Acidimicrobiia bacterium region TCGGCAGCCTCCGCACACTCCCGCACGAAGTTCCCGAGCACCCTGACACCGTCCGGGCCACTGCGCTCCGGGTGGAATTGCACTCCAACCCGTATTCCGTCCCGGGCGGCCGCTACGAAGGGATTGCCGTAGGTAGCGCGCGCAACGACGACGGTCTCATCAATCGGCACCGCCGCGTAGGAGTGGACGAAGTAGAAAGGTGCATCATCAGCAACTCCGGCGAAAAGGGGGTCTTCCCTCTGGAAGGTGAGATCGTTCCATCCGATGTGCGGCAACTTGGGAGTTTCCTGAAGCTGTTCCACCCGGCCCCGCATCAGACCGAGGCAGGCGGTTGCGTCTTCGTCGCTGGATTCGAAAAACAACTGCAGGCCAACACAGATCCCCAACAACGGCCGGTCAAGTTCGAGAAGCGGATCAACGAATCCGCTCTGTCTCAGGCGGCGCATGGCAACTCCGGTGGATCCGACGCCGGGAAGAACCACACCATCGACTCCTGCCAGCCCGGCTGGAACATCCGCAACGGTGACGTCGGCTCCCGAGCGCTCGAGTCCCTGAGCTATCGAGACGAGATTGCCCGCCCCATGGTCGATGACGGCGATTCTGGTCACAACGTCCCTTTGGTCGACGGCACGCCCGACCGGCGCGGATCAAAGGCCACCGCACCCCGGAGGGCTCTGGCGAGGGCCTTGAAAGCCGCCTCGGCGATGTGGTGGTCGTTGGCGCCTCGTGCCCGGAGGTGGAGAGTCAGTCCGGCGGTGCGAGTGAATGCTTCGAGGGCATGGGGAATGTTCTGCGTTGTCAGGTTTCCGATTCGGTCGGTTGTGAATGGAAGTTCGATCACCGCATAGGGCCGGCCGCTCACGTCTATCACTGCCTCGGCCACAGCTTCATCCATCGGCACCCGGGCCTCTGCAAATCGAGATATGCCCGATCGGTCGCCGAGTGCCGCCGCCAGCGCCTCGCCGAGAACCAGGGCAGTGTCTTCGACCGTGTGGTGGTCGTCCACGTGGAGGTCGCCCTCTGTCTCGACGGTCAGGTCGATCAGTGAGTGGTGGGAGAGAGACGTGAGCAGGTGATCGAAGAACCCGACTCCCGTCGAGATGTTCCCATCACCGGAGCCGTCTAGATCGAGCTTCACGGACACTGTTGTTTCTCTGGTCGAGCGCTCGACGGCAGCGGTGCGGGTCATGGCAGCCTCCTGGACAGTGTGGTGATCAGACGGTCGTTCTCGGCGGGGGAGCGAACAGTAAACCTCAAGTAGAAGGTGAGGGTGTGGGTCTGTGGAAAGGAACGAACGACGATTCCATCTTCCCACATGAGAGTTTCTGCCAGGTCACGGGCTTCGGGTCCGACCCGGGCAAGGACGAAGTTGGTGACCGTCGGAGACATCTCGAAGCCGAACTCTGAGAGCCGATCTGCGAGCGAGTCTCTTTGGGCGGCGACCCGCTCAACGTTGGCGGCGGCCCAGTGTGGCTCTGCGAGGGCGCGTTCGGCTAACGCGGCGGAGAGCGTTGAGATGCTGCCCGGTGGGCGCTGCCGGTGGAGTTCAGCCGCCAGGGTGGGTGATGAGA contains the following coding sequences:
- the hisB gene encoding imidazoleglycerol-phosphate dehydratase HisB encodes the protein MTRTAAVERSTRETTVSVKLDLDGSGDGNISTGVGFFDHLLTSLSHHSLIDLTVETEGDLHVDDHHTVEDTALVLGEALAAALGDRSGISRFAEARVPMDEAVAEAVIDVSGRPYAVIELPFTTDRIGNLTTQNIPHALEAFTRTAGLTLHLRARGANDHHIAEAAFKALARALRGAVAFDPRRSGVPSTKGTL
- the hisH gene encoding imidazole glycerol phosphate synthase subunit HisH — encoded protein: MTRIAVIDHGAGNLVSIAQGLERSGADVTVADVPAGLAGVDGVVLPGVGSTGVAMRRLRQSGFVDPLLELDRPLLGICVGLQLFFESSDEDATACLGLMRGRVEQLQETPKLPHIGWNDLTFQREDPLFAGVADDAPFYFVHSYAAVPIDETVVVARATYGNPFVAAARDGIRVGVQFHPERSGPDGVRVLGNFVRECAEAADAA